From the Betaproteobacteria bacterium genome, the window CGGCGCTGGCGCTGGCGAGTTCGCCCGATCCGGCTGCGACGGGGTTATTGTGGGCGTATCCTGAACTGTCGATTGCCGTAAGCGAAAACAAAGTGAGCTGGCAGACGCTGGCCGGCTCCGCCTGACCTGGTTCGTTTATCTGGAGACTAAACATGCGATTCATCGATCCCCACATTCACATGAGCGCGCGTACCACCGACGATTACGAGCGCATGGCCGCCGCCGGCATCGTTGCCCTGATCGAACCGGCTTTCTGGCTCGGTCAGCCGCGTACCCAGGTCGGCAGCTACATCGATTACCTGTCCAGCCTGGTGGGTTGGGAACGCTTCCGCGCCGCACAATTCGGCATTCACCATTACTGCACCATCGGACTCAACAGCAAGGAAGCCAACAACGAGGCACTGGCGGAACAGGTGCTGGAAGTGCTGCCACGTTATCTGGTGAAGGAGGGCGTGGTGGCGGTCGGAGAGATCGGCTACGACGACCAGACCCCGGTCGAAGACAAGTACTACCGCGCCCAGCTCGCGCTCGCCAAGGAATTCGACATGCTGGTGCAGGTGCATACGCCGCATCGCGACAAGAAGAGCGGTACCATTCGCAGCATGGAAGTCGCCGTGGAGATGGGTGTCAAACCGGAACATGTTGTGATCGACCACAACAATGAAGAGACGGTAAAGGACGTTCTCGACCGCGGCTTCTGGGCGGCGTTCACCATCTATCCGAACACCAAGATGGGCAACGAGCGCATGGTGGAGGTGGCGCGCAAGTATGGCTCCAACCGCATATTCATCGATTCCAGCGCGGACTGGGGCGTATCGGATCCGCTGGCGGTGCCGAAGACCGCACGGCTGATGCTGGATCGGGGCATCGCCGCCAAGGACGTCGAGGCGATCTGCTATGGCAATGCACTCAAGGCGTTCGGCCAGAGCGGGCAGATGAGAGAGGAGCATTGGCTTAATCCGGCGCCGATCGACCAGCGCATGCTGTTCGAGGGAAACTCCGTGCTGCGCGGACAAACACCGCGCGTGGGAGAGCCGGCGATCGTCGAGCGCACCGATTCGGTTGTATTCAAATAGGCCACCACCGCCAATCGCAACAAGAGGAAGCCAATGAGCGTCGAACTGGTCAAGCCAACCGCCGAGCCCGGTATGGAGGCGGTCTACACCCAAGAATTCTCGGTTCGTTACGACTATCCGGTGCATTTCACGGAGCATTTGTTCGCGCGCGGCAATCCGGTGTTCGTGCAATCGATCGTGCGCCGCGAACCGGCCAAGCGCCACCGCATCGTGGTCTTCGTGGATGCCAATGTCGCGGCGAGCTGGCCGACTCTGGTACATGACATCGCCGCCTATGCCGAAGTGCACGCGGAGTCGCTCGAACTGGTCGGCCACCCGGAAGTGGTGGCGGGCGGCGAGCATGTGAAAAACGACCCCGCGTTCGTGACCAGCCTGCAGCGCCGTCTGGTCGAACTCAACCTGGATCGCCACGCTTTCGTGGTCGGAATCGGCGGCGGGGCCTTCCTGGACATGGTCGGCTTCGTTGCGGCCACTACGCATCGCGGCATCCGCCACATCCGTGTGCCCACCACGGTGCTCGGCCAGAACGATTCGGGCGTCGGCGTGAAAAACGGCATCAATGCGTTCGGCATGAAGAATCTGCTTGGTGTGTTCGCCCCGCCGTTCGCGGTGCTGAACGACACCGACTTCCTGCGCACGCTGCACCCGCGCGACAAGATCGCCGGCATTGCCGAGGCGGTGAAAGTCTCGCTGATTCGCGACGGGTTGTTTTTCGAATGGCTGGAAGGAAACGCGGAAGCGTTGCGCGAATGCGCGCCGGCGGCGATGGCCCGCATGATCCGGCGCTGCGCGGAACTTCACATGCGCCAGATCGCGCACGGCGGCGACCCGTTCGAAACCGGCAGCGCGCGGCCGCTCGACTATGGCCACTGGTCGGCGCACAAACTGGAAGGGCTGACCGCCCATGAATTGCGCCATGGTGAAGCGGTGGCGATCGGCCTGGCGCTCGACACGCGCTATTCGGTACAGATCGGCATGCTGGCGGCAGGCGGTGAAGAGCGCGTGTACAAGCTGCTCAAGCGCCTTGGCTTCTACCTGTGGCATCCGGCGATGGAGACCCGCGACGAGCAGAGCCGTCTGATCATCCTGCGCGGCATCGAAGAATTCCGCGAGCATCTCGGCGGCGAACTGACCATCACGCTGCTGCGCGATATCGGCCGCGGCGAAGAAGTGCATGCCATGGACAACAACGAAATCCTGCATGCGATGACGTGGCTGCGCCGGAAAGAGACCGGACAGTGAAGATCGGCGCGGACGGCGCTCACCTGACGTACTGCAGCAACATCCATCCCGGCGAATCGTGGGCCGACGTGCGTGCCAACATCGAACGCTACTTTCCCGCGGTGCGCGACCGCGTGGCGCCGGAAGTAATGTTCGGCATAGGCCTGCGCCTGTCGGCGCGCGCCGCGCGCGAACTGAGCAGCGGCAATGCGCTCGCCGAGTTCCGCGAATTCCTGGCCCGCAAAAAACTCTACGTCTTTACCATCAACGGTTTTCCCTACGGACCTTTCCACGGCACGCGGGTCAAGGAGGAGGTTTATCTTCCCGACTGGCGCGACGAAGAGAGGTTGCGTTACACCGACGAACTGGCGGAACTGCTGGTGCAACTGTTGCCCGACGGCGTCGAAGGCAGCATCAGTACCGTGCCGGGTGCGTTCAAGCCGGCCATGCAAGGCGGCGCGGACATCGAGCGCATTGCCGCCAACATGGTGCGGCATGTCGCGAAGCTGGTGGAGATCAAACGCCGCAGCGGCCGGCACATCGCGCTGGCGATCGAGCCGGAACCGCATTGTTTCCTGGAAACGGTCGACGAAAGCGTCCGTTTTTTCCAGGGGCATCTGTTCGGTGCGGACGCGGTACGCCGCCTGGGCGAACTCACCGGCCTGGATCGCCAGGCCGCCGCGACGGCGCTGCGCGACCATGTCGGCCTGTGTCTGGACCTGTGTCACGCAGCGGTCGAGTTCGAAGACCCGGCCGGCTGTATTCGCGATCTGCGGGACGCCGGCATTCGCGTGACCAAACTGCAGATCAGCGCCGGCCTGCGCCTGCCGGAATTGACGCAGGAAGCGGTGACGGCATTGAAGCAGTTCGACGACCCGGTCTATCTGCACCAGGTTGTGGAAGAAGGCCCTGACGGCATCAGGCGCTACGCCGACCTGCCGGAAGCGCTGGCGACCGCAACGGGCAAGGCGGACGGACGCGAATGGCGCGTGCACTGCCATGTGCCGATTTTCATGGACAACCTTGGCGCATTCTCATCGACGCGCTCCTTCATCAGCGAAGTGCTCGGTATCCATCGCCTGCATCCGGTGTCTGCGCATCTGGAAGTGGAGACCTATACCTGGAATGTCCTTCCCGAACATCTGCGCGCCGGCGACATGGAGCAGGCCATCGCGCGTGAGCTGAACTGGGTTAAAGAGGTTCTAGCGGCATGAGCAGGAAGCAGGGTCTGCCGGAGCGCGGAGGAGGGTTCGGCAAAGCGCGGAGCAGGGGCCCGCTTGCGGGATGCGACCGTGGAGCCGAACATTGGGCGCGCCAATTTTTTTGCCGAACCCTGTGCGCGCCTCCCGGGTCGGATCCCCGCAAGCGGGGCCCCTCCTC encodes:
- the eboE gene encoding metabolite traffic protein EboE; translated protein: MKIGADGAHLTYCSNIHPGESWADVRANIERYFPAVRDRVAPEVMFGIGLRLSARAARELSSGNALAEFREFLARKKLYVFTINGFPYGPFHGTRVKEEVYLPDWRDEERLRYTDELAELLVQLLPDGVEGSISTVPGAFKPAMQGGADIERIAANMVRHVAKLVEIKRRSGRHIALAIEPEPHCFLETVDESVRFFQGHLFGADAVRRLGELTGLDRQAAATALRDHVGLCLDLCHAAVEFEDPAGCIRDLRDAGIRVTKLQISAGLRLPELTQEAVTALKQFDDPVYLHQVVEEGPDGIRRYADLPEALATATGKADGREWRVHCHVPIFMDNLGAFSSTRSFISEVLGIHRLHPVSAHLEVETYTWNVLPEHLRAGDMEQAIARELNWVKEVLAA
- a CDS encoding TatD family hydrolase, giving the protein MRFIDPHIHMSARTTDDYERMAAAGIVALIEPAFWLGQPRTQVGSYIDYLSSLVGWERFRAAQFGIHHYCTIGLNSKEANNEALAEQVLEVLPRYLVKEGVVAVGEIGYDDQTPVEDKYYRAQLALAKEFDMLVQVHTPHRDKKSGTIRSMEVAVEMGVKPEHVVIDHNNEETVKDVLDRGFWAAFTIYPNTKMGNERMVEVARKYGSNRIFIDSSADWGVSDPLAVPKTARLMLDRGIAAKDVEAICYGNALKAFGQSGQMREEHWLNPAPIDQRMLFEGNSVLRGQTPRVGEPAIVERTDSVVFK
- a CDS encoding 3-dehydroquinate synthase, whose product is MEAVYTQEFSVRYDYPVHFTEHLFARGNPVFVQSIVRREPAKRHRIVVFVDANVAASWPTLVHDIAAYAEVHAESLELVGHPEVVAGGEHVKNDPAFVTSLQRRLVELNLDRHAFVVGIGGGAFLDMVGFVAATTHRGIRHIRVPTTVLGQNDSGVGVKNGINAFGMKNLLGVFAPPFAVLNDTDFLRTLHPRDKIAGIAEAVKVSLIRDGLFFEWLEGNAEALRECAPAAMARMIRRCAELHMRQIAHGGDPFETGSARPLDYGHWSAHKLEGLTAHELRHGEAVAIGLALDTRYSVQIGMLAAGGEERVYKLLKRLGFYLWHPAMETRDEQSRLIILRGIEEFREHLGGELTITLLRDIGRGEEVHAMDNNEILHAMTWLRRKETGQ